One window of Klebsiella quasivariicola genomic DNA carries:
- the udp gene encoding uridine phosphorylase produces MSKSDVFHLGLTKNDLQGATLAIVPGDPERVEKIAALMDKPVKLASHREFTSWRAELDGKPVIVCSTGIGGPSTSIAVEELAQLGVRTFLRIGTTGAIQPHINVGDVLVTTASVRLDGASLHFAPMEFPAVADFACTTALVEAAKSIGATTHIGVTASSDTFYPGQERYDTFSGRVVSRFKGSMEEWQAMGVMNYEMESATLLTMCASQGLRAGMVAGVIVNRTQQEIPNAETMKQTESHAVKIVVEAARRLL; encoded by the coding sequence ATGTCCAAGTCTGATGTTTTTCATCTCGGCCTCACCAAGAACGATTTACAAGGGGCTACGCTGGCTATCGTCCCTGGCGATCCGGAGCGTGTGGAAAAGATCGCCGCGCTGATGGATAAGCCGGTTAAGCTGGCATCCCACCGCGAATTTACCTCCTGGCGCGCGGAGCTGGACGGCAAACCGGTGATCGTCTGCTCTACCGGCATCGGCGGTCCGTCTACGTCTATCGCTGTGGAAGAGCTGGCGCAGTTGGGGGTACGTACCTTCCTGCGTATCGGCACCACCGGCGCGATTCAACCGCACATTAACGTTGGCGATGTGCTGGTCACTACCGCCTCTGTTCGTCTGGACGGCGCCAGCCTGCACTTCGCACCGATGGAGTTCCCGGCCGTCGCTGACTTCGCCTGCACCACCGCGCTGGTGGAAGCCGCGAAATCTATTGGCGCGACCACTCATATCGGCGTGACCGCTTCCTCTGATACCTTCTACCCGGGCCAGGAGCGTTACGACACCTTCTCCGGCCGCGTGGTAAGCCGCTTCAAGGGCTCAATGGAAGAGTGGCAGGCAATGGGCGTGATGAACTATGAAATGGAATCCGCCACGCTGCTGACCATGTGCGCCAGCCAGGGCCTGCGCGCCGGGATGGTAGCCGGGGTTATCGTTAACCGTACCCAGCAAGAGATCCCTAACGCAGAAACTATGAAGCAAACTGAAAGCCACGCGGTGAAAATCGTCGTGGAAGCGGCGCGCCGTCTGCTGTAA
- a CDS encoding SCP2 domain-containing protein: MPFTPLVTAGIETALNAFLWRDKALKPARQRLLGKVLRVQLQDFATPVVLVFSERQVDVLSAWDGEADCTVITRLSVLPKLRNRQQLTALIRSGELEVQGDLQVVQNLVSLCDLAEFDPAELLAPYTGDIVAEGVGKVLRGGAQFLLKGAQRQQRYVAEAITEEWRLAPGALELAWFAEETTAIERALAALEKRLETLEGK; this comes from the coding sequence ATGCCTTTCACACCCCTGGTGACCGCTGGCATTGAAACGGCGCTAAATGCTTTCCTCTGGCGCGACAAAGCGCTCAAACCCGCTCGCCAGCGCCTGCTGGGCAAGGTGCTGCGGGTCCAGCTGCAGGATTTCGCCACGCCCGTGGTGCTGGTGTTCAGCGAACGCCAGGTCGATGTCCTGAGCGCCTGGGACGGAGAGGCCGACTGCACTGTGATTACCCGGCTCAGCGTGCTGCCAAAACTGCGCAATCGTCAGCAGCTCACGGCGCTTATTCGCAGCGGTGAGCTGGAAGTGCAGGGCGATCTGCAGGTGGTGCAAAACCTGGTCTCCCTGTGCGACCTGGCGGAGTTCGATCCTGCTGAACTGCTGGCGCCCTATACCGGCGATATCGTGGCCGAAGGCGTCGGCAAAGTTCTGCGCGGTGGCGCTCAGTTTCTGCTGAAGGGCGCGCAGCGCCAGCAGCGCTATGTCGCGGAAGCGATCACTGAAGAGTGGCGACTGGCTCCGGGGGCGCTGGAGCTAGCCTGGTTTGCTGAAGAGACAACGGCTATTGAACGCGCGCTGGCCGCACTGGAAAAACGGCTGGAAACGCTGGAGGGCAAATGA
- the tatB gene encoding Sec-independent protein translocase protein TatB — MFDIGFSELLLVFVIGLIVLGPQRLPVAVKTVVGWIRTLRSLATTVQNELAQELKLQEFQESLKKVEKASLNNLTPELKASMDELREAAESMKRSYSAHDPEKASDEANTIHNPVVKGSEAQRQDVTPATAEHQVSAPAHVPDPVVDEPPASPAELPAEKTSATAAAPQSSPASSDKP, encoded by the coding sequence GTGTTCGATATTGGTTTTAGTGAACTACTGCTGGTGTTTGTAATTGGCCTCATTGTTCTGGGGCCACAGCGGCTTCCCGTCGCGGTTAAAACGGTGGTTGGCTGGATCCGGACGTTACGCTCGCTGGCGACCACGGTACAGAATGAACTGGCCCAGGAGCTAAAACTGCAGGAGTTTCAGGAGAGCCTTAAGAAGGTGGAGAAGGCCAGTCTGAATAACCTGACGCCGGAGCTGAAAGCCTCCATGGATGAACTGCGCGAAGCCGCAGAGTCGATGAAGCGCTCCTATAGCGCCCACGATCCTGAAAAGGCCAGCGACGAAGCCAATACCATCCATAATCCGGTGGTCAAAGGCAGCGAAGCGCAACGCCAGGACGTCACGCCGGCGACGGCAGAACATCAGGTCAGCGCTCCGGCTCATGTGCCGGATCCGGTTGTCGATGAGCCACCCGCGTCACCGGCTGAACTTCCGGCAGAGAAAACATCCGCTACGGCGGCAGCCCCTCAATCTTCCCCCGCATCGAGTGATAAACCGTAA
- the ubiE gene encoding bifunctional demethylmenaquinone methyltransferase/2-methoxy-6-polyprenyl-1,4-benzoquinol methylase UbiE translates to MVEDSQETTHFGFQTVAKEQKADMVAHVFHSVAAKYDVMNDLMSFGIHRLWKRFTIDCSGVRRGQTVLDLAGGTGDLTAKFSRLVGETGRVMLADINDSMLKMGREKLRNIGIVGNVEYVQANAEALPFADNTFDCITISFGLRNVTDKEKALRSMYRVLKPGGRLLVLEFSKPIIEPLSKAYDAYSFHILPKVGELVAKDGDSYRYLAESIRMHPDQETLKGMMQDAGFENVDYYNLTAGIVALHRGYKF, encoded by the coding sequence ATGGTTGAGGATTCACAAGAAACGACGCACTTTGGCTTTCAGACGGTCGCTAAAGAGCAGAAAGCAGATATGGTGGCGCATGTATTCCATTCTGTCGCCGCAAAATATGATGTGATGAATGACTTGATGTCGTTTGGGATCCATCGTTTGTGGAAGCGTTTCACCATCGACTGCAGCGGCGTACGTCGCGGGCAGACCGTGCTGGATCTGGCTGGCGGTACCGGTGATTTGACCGCCAAGTTCTCCCGTCTGGTAGGGGAAACCGGCCGCGTCATGCTTGCTGATATCAACGATTCGATGCTCAAAATGGGCCGCGAAAAGCTGCGCAATATCGGTATCGTGGGTAACGTGGAGTATGTTCAGGCCAACGCGGAAGCCTTGCCGTTTGCTGATAACACCTTTGACTGCATCACCATCTCTTTCGGTCTGCGTAACGTGACCGACAAAGAGAAAGCGCTGCGTTCGATGTATCGTGTGCTGAAACCGGGCGGACGCCTGCTGGTGCTGGAGTTTTCTAAACCCATCATCGAACCGCTGAGCAAAGCCTACGACGCTTACTCCTTCCATATTCTGCCGAAGGTGGGCGAGCTGGTGGCAAAAGACGGCGACAGCTATCGCTACCTGGCGGAGTCTATCCGCATGCATCCCGACCAGGAAACGCTGAAAGGGATGATGCAGGATGCGGGTTTCGAAAACGTGGACTACTACAACCTGACGGCGGGTATCGTTGCTTTGCATCGCGGTTACAAGTTCTGA
- the tatC gene encoding Sec-independent protein translocase subunit TatC — protein MGVDDTQPLISHLIELRKRLLNSIIAILVIFLALVYFANDIYQLVSAPLISKMPVGATMIATDVASPFFTPIKLTFMVSVILSVPIILYQVWAFVAPALYKHERRLVVPLLVSSTLLFYIGMAFAYFVVFPLAFGFLTHAAPEGVLVSTDIRSYLDFVMALFMAFGVSFEVPVAIVLLCWMGVTTPEDLRKKRPYVLVGAFVVGMLLTPPDVFSQTLLAIPMYCLFEVGVFFARFYTGKRLTRDDDAAAEAEATEHREE, from the coding sequence ATGGGCGTAGACGATACACAACCGCTAATTTCGCATCTGATTGAGCTGCGCAAGCGTCTGCTCAACAGCATCATTGCTATTCTGGTGATCTTCCTGGCGCTGGTCTATTTCGCCAATGATATCTATCAGCTGGTCTCGGCCCCGCTTATCAGCAAGATGCCGGTGGGCGCGACGATGATCGCCACTGATGTCGCTTCACCTTTCTTTACGCCGATAAAGCTGACCTTCATGGTGTCGGTGATCCTGTCGGTGCCGATTATTCTTTATCAGGTATGGGCCTTTGTCGCACCAGCGCTGTATAAGCACGAACGCCGGCTGGTGGTGCCTTTACTGGTATCCAGTACCCTGCTGTTCTATATCGGCATGGCTTTCGCCTATTTTGTTGTGTTTCCGCTGGCGTTCGGCTTCCTGACCCATGCGGCGCCGGAAGGGGTGCTGGTCTCGACCGATATCCGCAGCTATCTTGACTTCGTGATGGCGTTGTTTATGGCTTTCGGGGTCTCTTTTGAGGTGCCGGTCGCCATCGTGCTGCTCTGCTGGATGGGCGTTACCACGCCGGAAGACTTGCGTAAAAAAAGGCCGTATGTGCTGGTGGGCGCCTTCGTGGTGGGCATGCTGCTGACGCCGCCGGACGTATTCTCGCAGACGCTGCTGGCCATTCCGATGTACTGTCTGTTTGAAGTCGGGGTGTTCTTCGCCCGCTTCTACACCGGGAAGCGCCTGACGCGCGATGATGACGCCGCGGCCGAAGCTGAAGCCACAGAGCACAGAGAAGAGTAA
- the rmuC gene encoding DNA recombination protein RmuC produces the protein MDLSIIISAVIALAAGLIVGWLATKARADQIRADLIEERRELDIELSAARQQLVQEAHWREECELLNNELRSLRDINTSLEADLREVTTRLESTQLHAEDKIRQMVNSEQRLSEQFENLANRIFEHSNRRVDEQNRQSLHGLLTPLREQLDGFRRQVQESFGQEARERHTLAHEIRNLQQLNAQMAQEALNLTKALKGDNKTQGNWGEVVLTRVLEASGLREGYEYQTQVSIETDNRSRMQPDVIVRLPQGKDVVIDAKMTLVAYERYFNAEDDYTREVALQEHLASVRNHIRLLGRKDYQQLPGLRSLDYVLMFIPVEPAFLLAIDRQPELISEALQNNIMLVSPTTLLVALRTIANLWRYEHQSRNAQKIAERAGRLYDKMRLFVDDMSAIGQSLDKAQENYRQAMKKLASGRGNLLAQAEAFRGLGVEVKRGINPDLVEQATAQDEQYRLEDEDNLPENDEFSPDSAEALRNREAAPPR, from the coding sequence GTGGATCTCTCAATCATTATCAGCGCGGTTATCGCACTGGCTGCCGGGTTAATTGTCGGCTGGCTGGCGACCAAAGCGCGTGCCGATCAAATTCGGGCCGATCTGATCGAGGAACGGCGAGAGCTGGATATTGAGCTGAGCGCCGCCCGCCAGCAGCTGGTGCAGGAGGCCCACTGGCGTGAGGAGTGCGAGCTGCTGAACAACGAGCTGCGCAGCCTGCGGGATATCAATACCTCGCTGGAAGCCGATCTGCGTGAGGTCACCACCCGGCTCGAATCCACCCAGCTGCATGCGGAAGATAAGATCCGCCAGATGGTCAACAGCGAGCAGCGCCTGAGCGAGCAATTTGAAAATCTGGCTAACCGCATTTTCGAACACAGTAACCGGCGCGTTGATGAACAAAATCGCCAGAGCCTGCATGGCCTGCTGACGCCGCTACGCGAACAGCTCGACGGTTTCCGTCGTCAGGTGCAGGAGAGCTTTGGCCAGGAGGCGCGGGAGAGGCATACTCTGGCGCATGAGATCCGCAATCTGCAGCAGCTGAACGCGCAGATGGCGCAGGAGGCGCTGAACCTGACCAAAGCGCTGAAGGGGGATAACAAAACCCAGGGCAACTGGGGGGAAGTGGTCTTAACCCGCGTGCTGGAAGCCTCCGGCCTGCGTGAAGGCTATGAGTACCAAACCCAGGTCAGTATTGAGACCGACAACCGCTCGCGGATGCAGCCGGACGTCATCGTGCGCCTGCCGCAGGGTAAGGACGTGGTGATCGACGCCAAAATGACCCTGGTCGCCTATGAGCGCTATTTTAACGCCGAAGATGACTACACTCGCGAAGTCGCGCTGCAGGAACACCTTGCCTCGGTGCGAAACCATATTCGCCTGCTGGGACGCAAGGATTATCAACAGCTGCCTGGCCTGCGCTCTCTCGACTATGTGCTGATGTTTATTCCCGTTGAGCCGGCGTTCCTGCTGGCCATCGATCGCCAGCCTGAGCTCATCAGCGAGGCGTTGCAAAATAATATTATGCTGGTCAGCCCGACGACGCTGCTGGTGGCTCTGCGCACTATCGCCAATCTGTGGCGCTATGAGCACCAGAGCCGTAATGCGCAAAAGATTGCCGAGCGGGCGGGGCGCCTTTACGACAAAATGCGCCTGTTTGTGGATGATATGTCCGCCATCGGCCAGAGCCTGGATAAGGCGCAGGAGAACTATCGCCAGGCGATGAAAAAGCTCGCTTCCGGGCGCGGTAATCTGCTGGCCCAGGCGGAGGCCTTTCGCGGCCTGGGCGTGGAGGTAAAGCGCGGGATTAATCCTGATTTAGTCGAGCAAGCCACGGCCCAGGACGAGCAATATCGTCTCGAAGACGAGGATAACCTCCCGGAAAATGACGAATTTTCCCCCGACTCTGCTGAGGCATTGCGCAATCGCGAAGCGGCTCCGCCACGCTGA
- the ubiB gene encoding ubiquinone biosynthesis regulatory protein kinase UbiB, with protein MTPGELRRLYFIIHTFLSYGLDELIPKMRITLPLRIWRRMLFWMPNRHQDQPLGARLRLALQELGPVWIKFGQMLSTRRDLFPPQIADQLALLQDRVAPFEGKLAQQQIEKAMGGLPVEAWFDDFSVEPLASASIAQVHTARLKENGKEVVIKVIRPDILPIIKADMKLIYRLARWVPRLLPDGRRLRPQEVVREYEKTLLDELNLLRESANAIQLRRNFEDSPMLYVPEVYPDYCSESMMVMERIYGIPVSDVEALEAQGTNMQLLAERGVQVFFTQVFRDSFFHADMHPGNIFVSYEHPEDPQYIGIDCGIVGSLNKEDKRYLAENFIAFFNRDYRKVAELHVDSGWVPPDTNVEEFEFAIRTVCEPIFEKPLAEISFGHVLLNLFNTARRFNMEVQPQLVLLQKTLLYVEGVGRQLYPQLDLWKTAKPFLESWIKDQVGIPALVRAFKDKAPFWIERMPEIPELVYQSLQQSKQLQTSVDTIVRDMHVRHVRQGQSRYLFGIGAVLLLSGTLLFIHRPEWGMMPGWLMAGGIVTWLIGWRKTR; from the coding sequence ATGACGCCAGGAGAATTACGGCGCCTGTATTTCATCATCCACACCTTTTTGAGCTACGGGCTCGATGAGCTCATCCCCAAAATGCGGATCACGCTACCGCTGCGTATCTGGCGGCGGATGCTGTTCTGGATGCCAAACCGTCATCAGGACCAACCCCTCGGTGCTCGTCTTCGTCTGGCGCTCCAGGAGCTGGGGCCGGTGTGGATTAAATTCGGCCAGATGCTATCCACCCGCCGGGATCTCTTTCCGCCACAAATTGCCGATCAGCTGGCGCTGTTGCAGGACCGCGTGGCGCCCTTTGAAGGAAAGCTCGCGCAGCAGCAGATAGAGAAAGCGATGGGGGGCCTGCCGGTGGAGGCCTGGTTTGATGATTTCTCCGTTGAGCCGTTAGCCTCGGCGTCTATTGCTCAGGTGCATACTGCGCGTCTGAAAGAGAATGGCAAAGAGGTGGTGATCAAGGTTATCCGCCCGGATATTTTGCCGATCATTAAAGCGGACATGAAGCTCATCTATCGCCTGGCGCGCTGGGTACCGCGTCTGTTGCCTGACGGCCGCCGTCTGCGCCCACAGGAGGTAGTTCGCGAATATGAAAAAACGCTGCTGGACGAGCTGAACCTGCTGCGGGAATCCGCCAACGCTATTCAGCTGCGGCGCAATTTCGAAGACAGCCCGATGCTGTACGTGCCGGAGGTGTACCCCGACTACTGCAGCGAAAGCATGATGGTGATGGAGCGCATTTACGGTATCCCGGTGTCTGACGTAGAGGCGCTGGAGGCCCAGGGGACCAACATGCAGCTGCTGGCGGAGCGGGGTGTGCAGGTCTTCTTCACCCAGGTGTTCCGCGACAGCTTCTTCCATGCCGATATGCACCCTGGCAATATATTTGTCAGCTACGAGCACCCGGAAGATCCGCAGTATATCGGTATCGACTGCGGTATTGTCGGCTCGCTGAACAAAGAAGATAAGCGCTATCTGGCGGAAAACTTTATCGCCTTCTTTAACCGCGATTATCGTAAGGTTGCCGAGCTGCACGTCGATTCCGGTTGGGTTCCGCCCGATACCAACGTCGAAGAGTTTGAGTTCGCGATCCGCACGGTCTGCGAGCCGATCTTTGAGAAGCCGCTGGCGGAGATCTCGTTCGGCCACGTGCTGCTTAATCTGTTCAACACCGCGCGGCGCTTCAATATGGAAGTCCAGCCGCAACTCGTTTTACTACAGAAGACATTACTTTACGTAGAAGGGGTAGGCCGGCAGCTCTATCCTCAGTTAGACTTGTGGAAAACGGCGAAGCCTTTCCTCGAGTCGTGGATCAAAGATCAGGTCGGCATTCCGGCGCTGGTGCGTGCGTTTAAAGATAAAGCGCCGTTCTGGATCGAAAGAATGCCGGAAATACCTGAGCTGGTGTATCAGAGCCTGCAGCAGAGCAAACAGCTGCAGACCAGCGTCGATACCATCGTGCGGGATATGCATGTGCGTCATGTCCGCCAGGGGCAGTCCCGTTACCTGTTTGGTATAGGCGCGGTTTTATTGCTCAGTGGTACGCTGCTCTTTATCCACCGCCCTGAGTGGGGAATGATGCCCGGCTGGCTGATGGCCGGCGGTATTGTGACCTGGCTGATTGGCTGGCGGAAAACCCGCTGA
- the tatD gene encoding 3'-5' ssDNA/RNA exonuclease TatD, whose protein sequence is MGVFMFDIGVNLTSSQFSRDHDEVVARARAAGVHGMLLTGTNLPESQQAQRMASRYSGCWSTAGVHPHDGSSWTPAVAEAIYTLAREPQVVAIGECGLDFNRNFSTPQEQEAAFSAQLALAAELSMPVFLHCRDAHDRFLTLLKPWLEKLPGAVLHCFTGSRSEVQECLDLGLFIGITGWVCDERRGLELRELLPAIPADRLLLETDAPYLLPRDLKPKPASRRNEPAYLPHILASVATWRGEEAQWLEAQTDANVRALFGVDVNGV, encoded by the coding sequence ATAGGAGTGTTCATGTTTGATATCGGCGTTAATCTGACCAGTTCGCAGTTTTCCCGCGACCATGATGAGGTGGTGGCGCGCGCCCGGGCGGCGGGGGTTCACGGCATGCTGCTGACCGGTACAAACTTGCCGGAGAGCCAACAGGCCCAGAGAATGGCGAGCCGCTATTCCGGCTGCTGGTCCACGGCGGGGGTTCATCCCCATGACGGTAGCAGCTGGACGCCAGCGGTCGCCGAGGCGATTTATACCCTCGCCCGCGAGCCGCAGGTAGTAGCGATAGGCGAGTGCGGTCTGGATTTTAACCGGAATTTTTCCACGCCGCAGGAGCAGGAGGCTGCGTTCAGCGCCCAGCTGGCGCTGGCGGCCGAGCTGTCGATGCCGGTGTTTTTACACTGCCGCGACGCCCACGACCGCTTTCTGACGCTGCTTAAACCCTGGCTCGAGAAGCTCCCGGGCGCGGTGCTGCACTGCTTTACCGGCAGCCGCAGCGAGGTGCAGGAATGCCTGGATCTGGGCCTGTTTATCGGTATTACCGGTTGGGTATGCGATGAGCGGCGGGGGCTCGAGCTGCGCGAGCTGCTGCCGGCGATCCCGGCAGATCGTCTGCTGCTGGAGACCGATGCGCCTTATCTACTGCCGCGCGACCTCAAGCCAAAGCCGGCCTCGCGGCGTAACGAGCCTGCGTATTTGCCGCATATCCTGGCAAGCGTCGCGACCTGGCGCGGCGAAGAGGCACAATGGCTGGAGGCGCAAACGGACGCAAACGTCAGGGCGCTGTTTGGCGTCGACGTTAACGGCGTTTAG
- the tatA gene encoding Sec-independent protein translocase subunit TatA, with amino-acid sequence MGGISIWQLLIVVVIVVLLFGTKKLSSLGSDLGASIKGFKKAMSDDDKPEKSAPDADFTAKTIADKQDDAKKDETKRHDKEQV; translated from the coding sequence ATGGGTGGTATCAGTATTTGGCAGTTATTAATTGTTGTCGTCATCGTAGTTCTGCTTTTTGGGACGAAGAAGCTGAGCTCGCTGGGGTCGGACTTAGGGGCATCGATCAAAGGCTTTAAAAAAGCCATGAGTGATGATGACAAACCTGAAAAGTCGGCGCCAGATGCAGATTTCACGGCGAAAACCATCGCCGATAAACAGGATGATGCAAAAAAAGACGAGACAAAACGCCACGACAAAGAGCAGGTGTAA